In one window of Tripterygium wilfordii isolate XIE 37 chromosome 1, ASM1340144v1, whole genome shotgun sequence DNA:
- the LOC120001781 gene encoding replication protein A 70 kDa DNA-binding subunit-like isoform X1, translated as MDSTPLAELQIGQRNYKITCHVTKIWDATNPTMQDQLMSVDFMLVDNQAMAIQGSIRKEDAARMKELIKEGQIYTFSNFIVTAAKKNFRVCHHKLMIRLGTWSIIKEIMDHQLQIPNHSFSLIDDKELESRLYNDMYLTDIVGHLTSVTKVSYAYVNGRNVAKKNLIIQTLSMKDIPVTLWGTNAEGFDEKNVIDLARKEPLIAILTAMTVRAFKGETTLSSTSATRIYLNLDTEDVHAFRSRLAYPLEVTTLAQSPEDKQSHVNAAISSRKTIYELLRLDRFADLGKKFICEATIKEIDASRGWWYNACSKCKVGVTNYDGILSCRKCGPIESLPIPWYKLDAIAADDSGEAHFFMFGKMWRSW; from the exons ATGGACTCCACTCCATTGGCAGAATTACAGATTGGACAACGGAACTACAAGATTACATGTCATGTGACAAAGATATGGGATGCCACAAATCCAACAATGCAAGATCAACTAATGTCAGTTGATTTTATGTTGGTTGACAATCag GCGATGGCCATTCAAGGATCAATTCGAAAGGAAGATGCGGCCCGAATGAAAGAACTAATTAAAGAAGGACAAATTTATACATTTTCCAACTTCATTGTCACAGCTGCGAAAAAGAACTTTCGTGTATGCCACCACAAGCTTATGATTCGTCTTGGGACATGGAGCATAATAAAAGAGATAATGGATCATCAACTGCAAATCCCAAATCACAGCTTCTCTCTGATAGATGACAAAGAACTAGAATCAAGATTATACAATGATATGTACCTCACAG ATATAGTTGGTCATCTCACATCAGTCACCAAAGTCAGCTATGCCTACGTAAATGGGAGAAATGTCGCgaaaaaaaatctcatcatTCAAACCTTGAG CATGAAGGACATTCCAGTCACACTTTGGGGGACAAATGCAGAGGGATTTGATGAAAAAAATGTTATTGACCTTGCACGAAAAGAGCCTCTCATTGCAATCCTTACAGCTATGACTGTAAGAGCATTTAAAG GAGAAACCACACTATCAAGCACATCAGCAACACGGATATATTTAAATCTAGACACCGAAGATGTTCATGCTTTCCGCAGCAG ACTTGCTTATCCACTTGAGGTTACAACATTGGCCCAATCTCCAGAAGATAAACAAAGTCATGTCAATGCTGCAATAAGTTCCAGAAAGACTATCTACGAGCTACTTCGTCTGGATCGATTTGCTGATCTG GGGAAAAAGTTTATCTGTGAAGCAACAATAAAAGAGATTGACGCAAGTAGAGGATGGTGGTACAATGCATGTTCAAAGTGCAAAGTAGGAGTTACAAACTATGATGGCATCCTTTCTTGCAGGAAGTGTGGCCCAATAGAAAGTCTTCCAATACCATG
- the LOC120001781 gene encoding replication protein A 70 kDa DNA-binding subunit-like isoform X3, translating into MDSTPLAELQIGQRNYKITCHVTKIWDATNPTMQDQLMSVDFMLVDNQAMAIQGSIRKEDAARMKELIKEGQIYTFSNFIVTAAKKNFRVCHHKLMIRLGTWSIIKEIMDHQLQIPNHSFSLIDDKELESRLYNDMYLTDIVGHLTSVTKVSYAYVNGRNVAKKNLIIQTLSMKDIPVTLWGTNAEGFDEKNVIDLARKEPLIAILTAMTVRAFKGETTLSSTSATRIYLNLDTEDVHAFRSRLAYPLEVTTLAQSPEDKQSHVNAAISSRKTIYELLRLDRFADLGKKFICEATIKEIDASRGWWYNACSKCKVGVTNYDGILSCRKCGPIESLPIPWS; encoded by the exons ATGGACTCCACTCCATTGGCAGAATTACAGATTGGACAACGGAACTACAAGATTACATGTCATGTGACAAAGATATGGGATGCCACAAATCCAACAATGCAAGATCAACTAATGTCAGTTGATTTTATGTTGGTTGACAATCag GCGATGGCCATTCAAGGATCAATTCGAAAGGAAGATGCGGCCCGAATGAAAGAACTAATTAAAGAAGGACAAATTTATACATTTTCCAACTTCATTGTCACAGCTGCGAAAAAGAACTTTCGTGTATGCCACCACAAGCTTATGATTCGTCTTGGGACATGGAGCATAATAAAAGAGATAATGGATCATCAACTGCAAATCCCAAATCACAGCTTCTCTCTGATAGATGACAAAGAACTAGAATCAAGATTATACAATGATATGTACCTCACAG ATATAGTTGGTCATCTCACATCAGTCACCAAAGTCAGCTATGCCTACGTAAATGGGAGAAATGTCGCgaaaaaaaatctcatcatTCAAACCTTGAG CATGAAGGACATTCCAGTCACACTTTGGGGGACAAATGCAGAGGGATTTGATGAAAAAAATGTTATTGACCTTGCACGAAAAGAGCCTCTCATTGCAATCCTTACAGCTATGACTGTAAGAGCATTTAAAG GAGAAACCACACTATCAAGCACATCAGCAACACGGATATATTTAAATCTAGACACCGAAGATGTTCATGCTTTCCGCAGCAG ACTTGCTTATCCACTTGAGGTTACAACATTGGCCCAATCTCCAGAAGATAAACAAAGTCATGTCAATGCTGCAATAAGTTCCAGAAAGACTATCTACGAGCTACTTCGTCTGGATCGATTTGCTGATCTG GGGAAAAAGTTTATCTGTGAAGCAACAATAAAAGAGATTGACGCAAGTAGAGGATGGTGGTACAATGCATGTTCAAAGTGCAAAGTAGGAGTTACAAACTATGATGGCATCCTTTCTTGCAGGAAGTGTGGCCCAATAGAAAGTCTTCCAATACCATG
- the LOC120001781 gene encoding replication protein A 70 kDa DNA-binding subunit-like isoform X2 yields the protein MDSTPLAELQIGQRNYKITCHVTKIWDATNPTMQDQLMSVDFMLVDNQAMAIQGSIRKEDAARMKELIKEGQIYTFSNFIVTAAKKNFRVCHHKLMIRLGTWSIIKEIMDHQLQIPNHSFSLIDDKELESRLYNDMYLTDIVGHLTSVTKVSYAYVNGRNVAKKNLIIQTLSMKDIPVTLWGTNAEGFDEKNVIDLARKEPLIAILTAMTVRAFKGETTLSSTSATRIYLNLDTEDVHAFRSRLAYPLEVTTLAQSPEDKQSHVNAAISSRKTIYELLRLDRFADLGKKFICEATIKEIDASRGWWYNACSKCKVGVTNYDGILSCRKCGPIESLPIPWKSQQYVYKNFDKKAGHE from the exons ATGGACTCCACTCCATTGGCAGAATTACAGATTGGACAACGGAACTACAAGATTACATGTCATGTGACAAAGATATGGGATGCCACAAATCCAACAATGCAAGATCAACTAATGTCAGTTGATTTTATGTTGGTTGACAATCag GCGATGGCCATTCAAGGATCAATTCGAAAGGAAGATGCGGCCCGAATGAAAGAACTAATTAAAGAAGGACAAATTTATACATTTTCCAACTTCATTGTCACAGCTGCGAAAAAGAACTTTCGTGTATGCCACCACAAGCTTATGATTCGTCTTGGGACATGGAGCATAATAAAAGAGATAATGGATCATCAACTGCAAATCCCAAATCACAGCTTCTCTCTGATAGATGACAAAGAACTAGAATCAAGATTATACAATGATATGTACCTCACAG ATATAGTTGGTCATCTCACATCAGTCACCAAAGTCAGCTATGCCTACGTAAATGGGAGAAATGTCGCgaaaaaaaatctcatcatTCAAACCTTGAG CATGAAGGACATTCCAGTCACACTTTGGGGGACAAATGCAGAGGGATTTGATGAAAAAAATGTTATTGACCTTGCACGAAAAGAGCCTCTCATTGCAATCCTTACAGCTATGACTGTAAGAGCATTTAAAG GAGAAACCACACTATCAAGCACATCAGCAACACGGATATATTTAAATCTAGACACCGAAGATGTTCATGCTTTCCGCAGCAG ACTTGCTTATCCACTTGAGGTTACAACATTGGCCCAATCTCCAGAAGATAAACAAAGTCATGTCAATGCTGCAATAAGTTCCAGAAAGACTATCTACGAGCTACTTCGTCTGGATCGATTTGCTGATCTG GGGAAAAAGTTTATCTGTGAAGCAACAATAAAAGAGATTGACGCAAGTAGAGGATGGTGGTACAATGCATGTTCAAAGTGCAAAGTAGGAGTTACAAACTATGATGGCATCCTTTCTTGCAGGAAGTGTGGCCCAATAGAAAGTCTTCCAATACCATG